The following proteins come from a genomic window of Geothrix edaphica:
- a CDS encoding cytochrome ubiquinol oxidase subunit I: MDALTLSRLQFAVATYFHFLFVPLTLGLSMLVAIMETQYVRTGDEDYKRMTKFWGKLFLINFAVGIVTGLTLEFQFGTNWSRYSAYVGDIFGSLLAIEATAAFFLESTFIAVWYFGWDKLSRKAHAVTIWLVAIASNISAFWILVANAWMQHPVGYALRHGRAELADFFAVITQRFAILEFIHTLGGAYLTAGFFVLGISAWHMLRKQEVAFFKKSFRIAAAWTLIFALFEIAQGHMNAEILGQAQPTKLAAMEAHWETGRNVPMNLVAWPDAKHERNTVQSLSVPSGLSLMATYSTAGEVKGLKDYPASERPPVLPVFLSFRAMVGLAFLFLAVGLYAWLKRECIEDRQGFLRILPWLIPLPYLANELGWTLAELGRQPWIVYGLMKTTDAVSPIAVSQVGTSLVAFFLVYALLGAVDFYLLFKFARKGPEAAPAAVK, encoded by the coding sequence GTGGACGCCTTGACCTTGTCGCGCCTGCAATTCGCGGTGGCGACCTATTTCCACTTCCTGTTCGTGCCCTTGACGCTGGGGCTCTCGATGCTCGTCGCCATCATGGAGACGCAGTACGTGCGCACCGGCGACGAGGACTACAAGCGCATGACGAAGTTCTGGGGAAAGCTCTTCCTCATCAACTTCGCCGTGGGCATCGTCACGGGCCTCACGCTGGAGTTCCAGTTCGGCACGAACTGGTCGCGCTACTCCGCCTACGTGGGCGACATCTTCGGCTCGCTGCTGGCCATCGAGGCCACGGCGGCCTTCTTCCTGGAATCCACCTTCATCGCGGTGTGGTACTTCGGCTGGGACAAGCTCTCGAGGAAGGCCCACGCGGTGACGATCTGGCTGGTGGCCATCGCCTCGAACATCTCGGCCTTCTGGATCCTGGTGGCCAACGCCTGGATGCAGCACCCCGTGGGCTACGCGCTGCGCCACGGTCGGGCCGAGCTGGCGGACTTTTTCGCCGTCATCACCCAGCGCTTCGCCATCCTCGAGTTCATCCACACTCTGGGCGGAGCCTACCTCACGGCGGGTTTCTTCGTGCTGGGCATCTCGGCGTGGCACATGCTCCGCAAGCAGGAGGTGGCCTTCTTCAAGAAGTCCTTCCGCATCGCCGCCGCCTGGACGCTGATCTTCGCCCTGTTCGAGATCGCCCAGGGCCACATGAACGCCGAGATCCTGGGCCAGGCCCAGCCCACCAAGCTCGCGGCCATGGAAGCCCACTGGGAGACGGGCCGGAACGTGCCCATGAACCTCGTCGCCTGGCCCGACGCGAAGCATGAACGCAACACGGTGCAGAGCCTGTCCGTGCCCAGCGGCCTCAGCCTGATGGCCACCTACTCCACTGCCGGCGAGGTGAAGGGGTTGAAGGACTACCCCGCTTCCGAGCGCCCGCCGGTGCTGCCGGTGTTCCTCAGCTTCCGCGCCATGGTGGGCCTGGCCTTCCTCTTCCTGGCCGTGGGTCTTTACGCCTGGCTGAAGCGGGAGTGCATCGAGGACCGCCAAGGCTTCCTCCGCATCCTGCCCTGGCTGATCCCGCTGCCCTACCTGGCCAACGAACTGGGCTGGACCCTCGCGGAGCTGGGCCGCCAACCATGGATCGTCTACGGCCTGATGAAGACCACGGATGCGGTCTCGCCCATCGCCGTGTCCCAGGTGGGCACGTCGCTGGTGGCCTTCTTTCTCGTCTACGCGCTGCTGGGCGCCGTGGACTTCTACCTGCTGTTCAAGTTCGCCCGCAAGGGCCCTGAAGCCGCGCCCGCGGCCGTGAAGTGA
- the cydB gene encoding cytochrome d ubiquinol oxidase subunit II gives MLETIWFVIWGVAWAVYFMLDGFDLGLGTLFPFLAKNEAEKRILVNAMGPFWDGNEVWLITAGGVTFAAFPRAYAIMFSGLYTPLMLLLFALILRGVAFEFRGKEDSQAWRTTWDACLVVGSFLPALLLGVAFANIFAGLPLDAGGLFHGNLFTLLNPYGLLGGVLFVLIFAVHGALWLTTRTEGELQARAGHLATSLWLVEAVVAVAFLTMTWFSTRLWQNVLAKPLLLILPLLAVAGLLSLRVFVAKGAWWKAWFASSVLILGAVLFGVAGLFPNLLPSSLDPTASVTAFNAASSPLTLKIMLGVVLCFLPVVIGYQLWVYLKFRDTLTAESISRGPSY, from the coding sequence ATGCTCGAGACCATCTGGTTCGTGATCTGGGGAGTGGCCTGGGCCGTCTACTTCATGCTCGACGGCTTCGACCTGGGCCTGGGGACCCTCTTCCCCTTCCTGGCGAAAAATGAAGCCGAGAAGCGGATCCTCGTGAACGCCATGGGCCCCTTCTGGGATGGCAACGAGGTGTGGCTCATCACGGCGGGCGGCGTGACCTTCGCGGCCTTCCCCCGGGCCTACGCCATCATGTTCTCCGGCCTCTACACGCCGCTGATGCTGCTGCTCTTCGCGCTCATTTTGCGGGGCGTGGCCTTCGAGTTCCGGGGCAAGGAGGACAGCCAGGCCTGGCGCACGACCTGGGACGCCTGCCTGGTGGTGGGCTCGTTCCTCCCGGCCCTGCTGCTGGGCGTGGCCTTCGCCAACATCTTCGCGGGCCTGCCGCTGGATGCCGGAGGCCTCTTCCACGGCAACCTGTTCACCCTGCTGAACCCCTACGGCCTGCTGGGGGGCGTGCTCTTCGTGTTGATCTTCGCCGTGCATGGCGCCCTGTGGCTGACCACCCGCACCGAGGGTGAGCTACAGGCCCGCGCCGGGCACCTCGCCACGTCGCTGTGGCTGGTGGAAGCCGTGGTGGCCGTGGCCTTCCTGACCATGACGTGGTTCAGCACCCGGCTTTGGCAGAACGTCCTGGCCAAGCCCCTGCTGCTGATCCTGCCGCTCCTCGCGGTGGCGGGCCTGCTGTCACTGAGGGTGTTCGTGGCCAAGGGCGCCTGGTGGAAGGCCTGGTTCGCGTCTTCCGTCCTCATCCTGGGCGCGGTGCTCTTTGGTGTGGCGGGGCTGTTCCCCAACCTGCTGCCTTCCAGCCTGGACCCCACGGCCTCGGTGACCGCCTTCAATGCCGCCTCCAGTCCGCTGACGTTGAAGATCATGCTGGGCGTGGTGCTCTGCTTCCTGCCCGTGGTGATCGGCTACCAGCTGTGGGTCTACCTGAAGTTCCGGGACACGCTCACCGCCGAGAGCATCTCCCGCGGCCCTTCCTACTGA
- a CDS encoding OmpW/AlkL family protein, protein MKSLILPVALTAGLLSPASLQAQEGPWMVRLRAVSLQPADKSDAASGLPADAIHVSSKTIPEVDFSYFFSPNLAAELVLTVPQKHDVTLSGTKIGTFKELPPTLTAQWHFLPARTVNPYVGAGLNLTLISDVKLAGGALDLDKSSVGLAAQAGVDFRVARNCFINLDVKYVQIRSDVKVAATGAKVTTVKVDPMLYGVGVGYRF, encoded by the coding sequence ATGAAGTCCCTCATCCTGCCGGTGGCCCTGACCGCCGGGTTGCTGAGTCCTGCCTCGCTCCAGGCCCAGGAGGGCCCGTGGATGGTGCGCCTGCGCGCCGTCTCCCTCCAGCCCGCCGACAAGTCCGACGCGGCCTCCGGCCTCCCTGCCGACGCCATCCACGTCAGCTCGAAGACCATCCCCGAAGTGGACTTCAGCTACTTCTTCAGCCCGAACCTGGCCGCGGAACTGGTGCTCACGGTGCCCCAGAAGCATGATGTCACCCTGTCGGGCACGAAGATCGGCACCTTCAAGGAGCTGCCGCCCACCCTCACGGCCCAGTGGCACTTCCTTCCCGCCCGGACTGTGAATCCCTACGTCGGCGCGGGCCTGAACCTGACCCTCATCTCCGACGTGAAGCTGGCGGGCGGGGCGCTGGACCTGGACAAGAGCAGCGTGGGTCTGGCCGCCCAGGCTGGCGTGGACTTCCGGGTGGCCAGGAACTGCTTCATCAACCTCGACGTGAAATACGTGCAGATCCGGAGCGATGTGAAGGTCGCCGCGACCGGCGCCAAGGTCACGACCGTGAAGGTGGATCCCATGCTCTACGGTGTGGGTGTCGGTTACCGGTTTTAA
- a CDS encoding cupin domain-containing protein yields MKTRTLAVSALALALAAFAPPALAKDGKKAGTAILIPAEDLKWTDVPDFPGVQMAVLEGDPAKGAGHFLIKLKDGFVTPLHHHSSDHFATVLSGTMSFTVDGKETLLPAGSFFVFKGKKEHITKCVPGADCVLSVDVRGKWDVVPEAPRP; encoded by the coding sequence ATGAAGACACGCACTCTGGCCGTTTCCGCACTGGCGCTGGCCCTTGCCGCCTTCGCGCCGCCCGCCCTCGCCAAGGATGGCAAGAAGGCCGGCACCGCCATCCTGATTCCCGCCGAGGACCTCAAGTGGACCGACGTGCCTGATTTCCCGGGCGTGCAGATGGCGGTCCTCGAAGGGGATCCCGCCAAGGGGGCGGGCCACTTCCTGATCAAGCTCAAGGACGGGTTCGTCACGCCGCTGCACCATCATTCCTCCGACCACTTCGCCACGGTGCTCTCGGGAACCATGTCCTTCACCGTCGATGGCAAGGAGACCCTGCTGCCGGCAGGTTCCTTCTTCGTGTTCAAGGGGAAGAAGGAGCACATCACCAAGTGCGTGCCCGGCGCCGACTGCGTGCTCTCCGTGGACGTCCGCGGGAAGTGGGACGTGGTGCCCGAAGCGCCCAGACCCTAG
- a CDS encoding B12-binding domain-containing radical SAM protein, whose product MGRRVLLVYPEMPPTYWSMRYALPFIGKKAVFPPLGLLTVAAMLPEGFEVSLVDLNVEPLTEAAVARADLVFISAMIVQKESMAQVVQLCNRLGKPVVAGGPYPTSCHDQIAGVDHFVLNEAEVTLPLFLHDYALGRAKPLYASTERPDLTRTPAPRFDLVRRKDYAEMALQFSRGCPYDCEFCDIIELFGRRPRTKTPAQFLHEMDLLYAEGWRGPLFLVDDNFIGNRREVRALLAELIPWQQQRHHPFTFFTEASLDLASDEPLLDQMAQAGFNMVFLGIETPDLCALQAAGKRQNLKADMLASIRKIQRKGLEVSGGFIVGFDSDGGDIFERQVRFIQEAAIPTAMVGLLTALPRTRLHRRLEAEGRLTGDSGGGNNTHDLRLNFLPRMDTRKLIDGYKRILAEIYRPDRYFERCLKLLKTMKPPLTSRRKLHLMELRAFVRSLVVQTFSRYGWTYWRFLVQGFLARPLMVPETVTLAVKGHHFFKMTRSLLELERFKASLQELARTFEGRLQAATPLDFPQRLAELKVLRDQALSQTQARYQRLPKDFRAYADDAVAAFRATLEAHLARLAGEVPLPASVT is encoded by the coding sequence TTGGGACGCAGAGTCCTGCTGGTCTATCCGGAAATGCCCCCCACCTACTGGAGCATGCGGTACGCCCTGCCCTTCATCGGCAAGAAGGCGGTCTTCCCGCCCCTGGGCCTGCTCACCGTGGCCGCCATGCTGCCGGAGGGCTTCGAGGTCTCCCTGGTGGACCTGAACGTGGAGCCGCTGACGGAAGCCGCCGTGGCCCGGGCCGACCTCGTCTTCATCTCCGCCATGATCGTCCAGAAGGAGTCCATGGCGCAGGTCGTCCAGCTCTGCAACCGGCTGGGCAAGCCGGTGGTGGCCGGCGGCCCCTACCCCACCAGCTGCCACGACCAGATCGCCGGCGTGGACCACTTCGTGCTGAACGAGGCGGAGGTCACGCTGCCGCTGTTCCTCCACGACTACGCCCTGGGGCGGGCCAAGCCCCTGTACGCCAGCACGGAACGACCCGACCTCACGCGCACACCCGCGCCGCGCTTCGACCTGGTGCGGCGGAAGGACTACGCGGAGATGGCCCTGCAGTTCTCCCGCGGCTGTCCGTATGACTGCGAGTTCTGCGACATCATCGAGCTGTTCGGCCGCCGGCCCCGCACCAAGACCCCGGCCCAGTTCCTCCACGAGATGGACCTCCTCTACGCGGAAGGCTGGCGCGGCCCCCTCTTCCTGGTGGATGACAACTTCATCGGGAACCGCCGCGAAGTCCGCGCCCTGCTGGCCGAGCTGATCCCCTGGCAGCAGCAGCGGCACCATCCTTTCACCTTCTTCACGGAGGCCAGCCTCGACCTGGCCAGTGACGAGCCGCTGCTGGACCAGATGGCCCAGGCCGGGTTCAACATGGTGTTCCTGGGCATCGAGACGCCCGATCTCTGCGCCCTGCAGGCCGCCGGGAAGCGGCAGAACCTCAAGGCCGACATGCTCGCCAGCATCCGGAAGATCCAGCGCAAGGGCCTGGAGGTCTCCGGCGGCTTCATCGTGGGCTTCGACAGCGACGGCGGCGACATCTTCGAGCGCCAGGTCCGGTTCATCCAGGAGGCCGCCATCCCCACGGCCATGGTGGGCCTGCTCACCGCCCTCCCCCGCACCCGCCTGCACCGCCGCCTCGAGGCGGAGGGCCGCCTCACGGGCGATTCCGGCGGGGGCAACAACACCCACGACCTGCGCCTCAACTTCCTGCCGAGGATGGACACCCGGAAGCTCATCGACGGCTACAAGCGCATCCTGGCTGAGATCTACCGGCCGGACCGCTACTTCGAGCGCTGCCTGAAGCTCCTGAAGACCATGAAGCCGCCCCTCACCTCGCGCCGGAAGCTTCACCTCATGGAGCTCCGGGCCTTCGTCCGGTCCCTCGTCGTCCAGACCTTCTCGCGCTACGGCTGGACCTACTGGCGCTTCCTCGTGCAGGGCTTCCTCGCGCGGCCCCTCATGGTGCCGGAGACCGTCACCCTGGCCGTGAAGGGCCACCACTTCTTCAAGATGACCCGGAGCCTGCTGGAGCTGGAGCGCTTCAAGGCCAGCCTCCAGGAATTGGCCAGGACCTTCGAGGGGCGCCTGCAGGCCGCCACGCCTCTGGACTTCCCGCAGCGGCTCGCCGAGCTGAAGGTCCTTCGGGACCAGGCGCTGAGCCAGACGCAGGCCCGGTACCAGCGCCTGCCCAAGGACTTCCGCGCCTACGCCGACGACGCCGTGGCCGCCTTCCGGGCCACTCTGGAGGCCCATCTCGCGCGTCTCGCGGGCGAGGTTCCGCTCCCGGCCAGCGTCACATGA
- a CDS encoding class I SAM-dependent methyltransferase has product MTTPHPTPALTPEMATLKVRLKATWMAGDYAHFATYLEPGALAFLNRLGPEPGMQMLDVGCGAGQIAIPAARAGVRVTGIDIATNSIETARRRAQAEGLEAQFEEGDAESLAYEDGAFDLVVSLIGAMFAPRPERVAAELVRVCRPGGRIAMANWTPEGFVGQMFKVLGKHVPPHPLMASPVKWGDEPTVRERLKDGVSKVATRKHFYPMHYPFPPGDVVTFFERYYGPTNRAFASLDAEGQKALHEDLEQLWADHNHARDGSTRVEAEYLEVVAVRS; this is encoded by the coding sequence ATGACCACCCCGCACCCCACGCCCGCCCTGACCCCGGAGATGGCCACCCTCAAGGTCCGCCTCAAGGCCACCTGGATGGCCGGCGACTATGCGCATTTCGCCACCTACCTGGAGCCCGGCGCCCTGGCGTTCCTGAACCGCCTCGGGCCCGAACCCGGCATGCAGATGCTGGACGTGGGCTGCGGGGCGGGCCAGATCGCGATCCCCGCCGCCCGCGCGGGGGTGCGCGTGACGGGGATCGACATCGCCACCAACTCCATCGAGACCGCGCGGAGGCGCGCCCAGGCCGAGGGTCTCGAGGCCCAGTTCGAGGAGGGCGACGCGGAGTCGCTCGCCTATGAGGATGGCGCGTTCGACCTGGTGGTGAGCCTCATCGGCGCCATGTTCGCGCCGCGGCCCGAGCGGGTCGCCGCTGAGCTGGTCCGCGTGTGCCGGCCCGGGGGCCGCATCGCCATGGCGAACTGGACCCCCGAGGGCTTTGTCGGCCAGATGTTCAAGGTCCTCGGCAAGCACGTCCCGCCGCACCCCCTCATGGCCTCCCCGGTGAAGTGGGGGGACGAGCCGACCGTCCGCGAGCGGCTGAAGGACGGGGTCTCGAAGGTGGCCACCCGGAAGCACTTCTACCCCATGCACTACCCCTTCCCGCCGGGGGATGTGGTGACCTTCTTCGAGCGCTACTACGGCCCCACGAACCGCGCCTTCGCCTCACTGGATGCGGAGGGGCAGAAGGCCCTGCATGAGGACCTCGAACAGCTCTGGGCCGACCACAACCACGCCCGGGACGGCTCGACCCGGGTCGAGGCGGAGTATCTCGAGGTGGTGGCGGTCCGCAGCTAG
- a CDS encoding DNA methyltransferase, with protein METDSAASRAFLADLAPVEDAAWDEVETASGRRPRLSAEFWTSRQRQAANLHEISYRACYKPQLPRHFIERLTLPGERVYDPFSGRGTTALEAALMGRRVAANDLNPLSRMLAEPRLTPPAPADVARRLTEIPRTAPSDGLDLAMFFHPDTEAEIRGLRDWCLARERSGELDALDTWIRMVATNRLTGHSPGFFSVYTLPPNQAVSADKQRLINAKRNQVPPYRDTHALILKKTRQLLTGLEPLALRNLATAAGDAVFLTGEARATPGLEDGSVALTVTSPPFLDVVDYVGDNWLRCWFNGLDAEAIGRGLSTHRTVAAWSQAMSEVFAELFRVTRPGGFVAFEVGEVRGGKLKLDEVALPLGLAAGFRAHGVLVNTQVFTKTAHIWGVDNNGKGTNSNRIVLFEKA; from the coding sequence ATGGAGACGGATTCAGCCGCGAGCAGGGCCTTCCTGGCCGACCTCGCGCCGGTGGAGGACGCGGCCTGGGACGAGGTGGAGACCGCCTCCGGCCGCCGCCCCCGGCTGTCGGCGGAGTTCTGGACCTCCCGCCAGCGGCAGGCCGCCAACCTCCACGAGATCTCGTACCGGGCCTGCTACAAGCCCCAGCTGCCCCGCCACTTCATCGAGCGCCTCACCCTGCCCGGCGAGCGCGTGTACGACCCCTTCAGCGGCCGGGGCACCACGGCCCTGGAGGCGGCGCTCATGGGGCGCCGGGTGGCCGCCAACGACCTCAATCCCCTCTCGCGCATGCTGGCGGAGCCCCGGCTCACCCCGCCCGCTCCCGCCGACGTGGCCCGGCGCCTGACGGAGATTCCGCGCACGGCGCCCTCGGATGGTCTGGATCTCGCCATGTTCTTCCACCCGGACACCGAGGCCGAGATCCGCGGCCTGCGGGACTGGTGCCTGGCCCGCGAGCGGAGCGGCGAGCTCGATGCGCTCGACACCTGGATCCGCATGGTGGCCACGAACCGGCTCACGGGCCACAGCCCCGGCTTCTTCTCGGTCTACACCCTGCCCCCCAACCAGGCCGTCAGCGCCGACAAGCAGCGCCTGATCAATGCGAAGCGGAACCAGGTCCCGCCCTACCGCGACACGCATGCCCTCATCCTGAAGAAGACCCGGCAGCTGCTGACGGGCCTGGAGCCCCTGGCCCTCCGGAACCTGGCGACGGCGGCCGGGGACGCGGTCTTCCTCACGGGCGAGGCCCGGGCCACGCCCGGCCTGGAGGACGGCTCCGTGGCCCTCACTGTGACCTCGCCGCCCTTCCTCGACGTGGTGGACTACGTGGGCGACAACTGGCTGCGCTGCTGGTTCAACGGTCTGGACGCCGAGGCCATCGGCCGCGGCCTCAGCACCCACCGCACGGTGGCGGCCTGGTCCCAGGCCATGAGCGAGGTCTTTGCCGAGCTGTTCCGCGTCACACGGCCCGGCGGCTTCGTGGCCTTCGAGGTGGGCGAGGTGCGCGGCGGCAAGCTGAAGCTGGACGAGGTCGCCCTGCCCCTGGGCTTGGCCGCGGGCTTCCGCGCCCACGGCGTGCTGGTGAACACCCAGGTCTTCACCAAGACCGCCCACATCTGGGGCGTGGACAACAACGGCAAGGGCACCAACAGCAACCGCATCGTGCTCTTCGAGAAGGCCTGA